From the Desulfosarcina sp. BuS5 genome, one window contains:
- a CDS encoding CDP-glycerol glycerophosphotransferase family protein: MNESKKITVLFTGYAPVHFVCFKRIYDRLVKIPQVEVFVSGGLRTKTENEKVYNAKKMYEPFGISGEKILFLKDIQNRKFDLLFSASSTILVPLMNFTTRVQLFHGVSFRNRAVKAGNLAYNVLFLIGHHMQKLFNETGLLLENDPRAVPIGFSKTDPLLNGELDRKILLEQYGFTGNRPVMLFAPTGEVHNSLETMGKEVILRLAETGKYDLLIKPHDHPKNETIDWFEELTPLEGDHVRLAREHDVIPLLYLADLLITDASSVANEYTLLNRPIVFLDVPELIKVTKEKLALIDNESWGRRGGLLVERPEEVVGVVAKSLAEPEGLAEIRTRIAQDLFYNHGCATEAAMNWFTERYLNKQEKTPTNY; the protein is encoded by the coding sequence ATGAATGAATCCAAAAAAATTACCGTATTATTCACTGGATACGCCCCAGTACACTTTGTATGTTTTAAACGGATCTACGACCGGCTGGTTAAAATTCCCCAGGTTGAAGTTTTCGTATCAGGAGGTTTACGGACAAAAACCGAAAATGAAAAAGTTTACAACGCCAAAAAGATGTATGAGCCTTTCGGTATTTCCGGTGAAAAAATCCTTTTTCTTAAAGATATACAAAATCGTAAGTTTGATCTTCTCTTTTCAGCCAGCTCAACTATTCTCGTGCCACTGATGAATTTTACTACCCGGGTTCAACTGTTCCATGGGGTATCTTTTCGTAACCGCGCTGTGAAGGCCGGAAATCTCGCCTACAACGTTTTATTTCTGATTGGTCATCATATGCAAAAATTATTTAACGAGACAGGACTTTTACTGGAAAATGATCCACGGGCAGTTCCCATCGGTTTTTCAAAGACAGATCCTTTACTCAACGGGGAACTTGACCGAAAAATTCTACTTGAGCAGTACGGATTCACGGGGAATCGACCAGTGATGCTTTTCGCTCCGACAGGAGAAGTTCATAACTCTCTCGAAACCATGGGGAAAGAAGTAATTCTCCGCCTGGCTGAGACCGGTAAGTACGATTTGTTGATCAAACCACATGATCACCCTAAAAATGAGACCATCGACTGGTTCGAGGAACTGACTCCCCTGGAAGGAGATCATGTTCGCCTTGCTCGTGAGCATGACGTTATTCCATTGCTGTATCTTGCAGATCTTCTCATTACCGATGCCTCTTCGGTAGCTAATGAATACACCCTGCTCAACCGGCCCATTGTTTTTCTTGATGTCCCGGAATTGATTAAAGTAACGAAAGAAAAACTTGCTCTCATTGATAACGAGAGCTGGGGCCGCAGGGGTGGTCTTTTGGTGGAACGACCCGAAGAGGTGGTGGGTGTTGTTGCAAAAAGTCTTGCTGAACCGGAAGGTTTAGCGGAAATCCGTACCAGGATTGCTCAAGATCTTTTTTACAACCACGGTTGCGCCACTGAAGCCGCGATGAACTGGTTTACTGAGCGTTACCTGAATAAGCAGGAAAAAACGCCGACAAACTACTAA
- the ltrA gene encoding group II intron reverse transcriptase/maturase — MGDTQMSQTISTKSREIARTVACNSRPIEWGQPPVLTGGSSLIKIELLAQSNPELVFTSVVHRIDFDLLKQSFRKIRKSKSAGVDKVTAKEYAENLDQNLYNLYERLRRGQYVASPVKRIWIDKEGGKKRPIGIPVLEDKIVQKAAAAILNVIFDRNFYNFSHAFRKGRSQHMAIKDLREQCLKQNISWIVSADITGLFDNINHELLKDMIRRRVSDGGMIRLIGKWLNAGVMEEGNLTYSETGTPQGGVISPVLSNIFLHYVLDDWYVKEVIPRMKGRCSIIRWADDFILGFEYEKDALRVMDVLPRRFEQFELSLHPEKTKLIRFSKRISGKGNGTFDFLGFTFYWSKSLKGYMVIKKKTARKRSSRFMKRIWIWCKDNRHKPMAEQYEILCSKLRGFYQYFGVISNYKVLEVVFEYTEKAWRRWLSRRSHKGEVMFEDLRTTYPLPLPRIVHNI, encoded by the coding sequence ATGGGAGATACACAGATGTCACAAACCATATCAACAAAAAGCCGAGAAATTGCAAGAACGGTCGCTTGCAATTCCAGACCGATAGAATGGGGACAACCACCGGTGTTAACAGGTGGGTCATCCCTTATCAAAATCGAGCTGCTTGCTCAAAGTAATCCTGAACTGGTATTTACATCAGTAGTCCATCGGATAGACTTTGATTTACTGAAACAATCCTTTCGTAAAATTCGGAAAAGCAAATCTGCAGGAGTGGACAAGGTTACGGCAAAGGAGTATGCCGAAAATCTTGATCAAAACCTCTATAATCTGTATGAACGACTGCGGAGAGGACAGTACGTTGCGTCTCCTGTAAAGCGTATCTGGATAGACAAGGAAGGAGGGAAAAAGCGTCCAATTGGCATACCTGTACTTGAGGATAAAATTGTCCAGAAAGCAGCAGCAGCCATATTGAATGTCATATTTGACAGGAATTTTTACAATTTTTCCCATGCATTCAGAAAAGGTCGGAGCCAACACATGGCAATCAAAGATTTACGTGAGCAATGCTTGAAGCAGAATATCAGCTGGATAGTAAGCGCAGATATTACAGGACTATTTGACAATATTAATCACGAGTTACTTAAAGACATGATACGTCGGAGAGTAAGTGACGGCGGAATGATTCGCCTGATAGGGAAGTGGTTGAATGCAGGCGTAATGGAGGAAGGCAACCTGACGTACTCTGAAACGGGCACTCCACAGGGAGGAGTAATTTCCCCTGTGCTCAGTAATATCTTTCTTCATTATGTTTTAGATGACTGGTACGTGAAAGAAGTGATCCCCCGGATGAAAGGGAGATGCTCCATCATACGCTGGGCGGATGATTTCATCCTCGGGTTCGAGTATGAAAAAGACGCATTGCGTGTCATGGATGTATTACCCAGGCGGTTCGAACAGTTCGAGCTGTCACTTCACCCGGAAAAGACAAAACTGATTCGATTTTCCAAACGCATTAGCGGAAAGGGAAACGGGACGTTTGATTTTTTAGGGTTTACATTTTACTGGTCAAAATCATTAAAAGGGTACATGGTAATAAAGAAAAAGACGGCAAGAAAGCGTTCAAGCCGTTTTATGAAGAGAATATGGATATGGTGCAAGGATAACCGTCATAAGCCAATGGCCGAGCAGTATGAGATTCTTTGCAGTAAACTGCGAGGTTTTTACCAGTACTTTGGAGTAATAAGTAACTACAAAGTGCTGGAAGTTGTGTTTGAATATACTGAGAAAGCATGGCGTCGATGGTTAAGCCGAAGAAGTCACAAGGGCGAAGTAATGTTCGAGGACTTGCGCACAACATACCCACTGCCATTACCCAGAATAGTCCATAATATTTGA
- a CDS encoding aminoglycoside phosphotransferase family protein, giving the protein MSHTDDSIFQTIQQVRTPGLLEEVISSAWIQWSKRITIVKVKSNWTHYRPFRGGRVMLKACVIYRNGGQSQKKIDLFLQIYSDIEAARARVKKERSRRHERPPLFIPKWRAVLWALPDVPRLRKLKELMEPDNFRCLLLPETENKPGAFRDSPLNLFRLVPRKRAILTWEHPRTHRRYFVKLFNKTDALRVSNNYRQIMQISKQGKLDFIVPELISYNPSCRALLMTEIPGKTFTEEMQKAIPGAFARVGRILGQLHKSQAKPEMLRNPEKEIDAICSHMGEVKLALPQLRVQLNAVTAILADAYQYLPIPKRMSIHGNLFGDQILYGQKNIGIVDWDAFCCGDPLYDVGRLIAHLLFLGGTEGLASSDVQNCTDALLQGYQDEVGEQINRQWLSWHVTAQLLMRGKISSLRKLPKDWIGQLTFVVKEAERLVHGRSRYMNLPALNKKS; this is encoded by the coding sequence ATGTCTCATACTGATGATTCAATTTTCCAAACCATTCAGCAAGTTCGGACTCCAGGGCTACTGGAGGAAGTGATTTCCAGTGCATGGATACAATGGTCTAAGAGGATTACTATTGTGAAAGTAAAGTCGAATTGGACCCATTACAGACCTTTCAGAGGCGGCAGGGTAATGCTGAAGGCCTGTGTCATCTATAGAAACGGGGGCCAATCGCAGAAAAAAATTGATTTATTTCTCCAGATTTACTCTGATATTGAAGCCGCTCGAGCCAGAGTCAAAAAAGAGCGCTCTCGCCGCCATGAACGGCCGCCACTTTTTATTCCAAAATGGCGGGCCGTACTTTGGGCATTGCCCGATGTTCCCAGATTGCGAAAGCTCAAGGAGCTGATGGAGCCTGATAATTTTCGCTGCCTCCTTTTACCGGAAACAGAAAACAAGCCAGGAGCGTTTCGTGATTCCCCTCTCAACTTATTTCGTCTTGTGCCACGAAAACGGGCAATTCTTACCTGGGAGCATCCACGAACTCACCGCCGTTACTTTGTCAAGCTATTTAACAAGACTGATGCGCTACGAGTTTCAAACAACTACCGGCAAATCATGCAAATTTCAAAGCAGGGCAAACTTGACTTTATTGTCCCTGAATTAATCTCCTATAATCCGTCGTGTCGAGCACTCTTAATGACGGAGATCCCGGGCAAAACTTTCACGGAAGAGATGCAAAAGGCTATTCCCGGAGCCTTTGCCAGGGTTGGACGAATCCTGGGTCAACTGCATAAATCCCAGGCTAAACCCGAGATGCTGAGAAATCCGGAAAAAGAAATTGACGCTATATGCTCTCATATGGGCGAAGTTAAGCTGGCCCTACCTCAACTTAGAGTACAACTCAATGCAGTTACAGCAATTCTTGCAGATGCATATCAGTATCTCCCTATACCAAAAAGAATGTCCATCCACGGTAATCTCTTCGGTGATCAGATCCTTTATGGACAAAAAAATATTGGAATCGTTGATTGGGATGCTTTTTGCTGCGGGGATCCACTCTATGACGTCGGCCGGTTAATCGCCCACCTCCTCTTTCTTGGCGGCACTGAAGGATTGGCTTCTTCAGATGTACAAAATTGTACTGACGCGCTGCTTCAGGGTTACCAGGACGAAGTAGGAGAACAGATTAATCGACAATGGCTTAGCTGGCACGTGACTGCGCAGCTTCTTATGCGCGGCAAAATCTCATCATTAAGAAAGTTGCCCAAAGACTGGATCGGGCAGTTGACCTTCGTAGTAAAAGAAGCCGAACGGTTGGTGCATGGCCGCAGTCGATACATGAACCTGCCTGCCCTTAACAAAAAGAGCTGA
- a CDS encoding CDP-glycerol glycerophosphotransferase family protein yields MKSKKIAYYLRHCGNQHYFAAIKPYLDYFLEQGMHDNFLVVRWFSSDCEELQEYNGYTHLLTKNHDLDSYDLVLTPTFLRPEERTERTRAVQIFHGMSDKPFTYRRDFNNYICCLCAGRRQVDRLKQNGNNHNMRWSVIGYPKFDDPVTVPRLFENDRKTVIYCPTWRKGNISSIELFLDNTAVIEQIVADYNLIIKPHPNIFNHSRKLFDRKIVNKLQDIHDVRLVRSGNVMPWFHQSDLYIGDISASGYEWLYFDRPMVFLNPQPDILQPSADPMSTTYLWQCGHLCNQINELKDVIDTNLRSDCYHDIREAILSYSVYKPRDNGATQLGLYQIEQILETTHLKPA; encoded by the coding sequence ATGAAATCAAAAAAAATAGCCTATTATTTAAGGCATTGCGGGAATCAGCATTACTTTGCAGCCATTAAACCCTACCTCGATTATTTCCTGGAGCAGGGCATGCACGATAATTTTCTTGTCGTTCGCTGGTTCAGTTCTGACTGTGAAGAACTTCAGGAGTACAATGGTTACACTCACCTGCTAACGAAAAACCATGATCTGGATAGCTACGATCTGGTATTAACTCCAACCTTCCTCCGTCCTGAAGAGCGCACTGAACGGACTCGTGCAGTACAGATATTTCACGGGATGTCGGATAAACCATTCACATATAGAAGAGATTTTAATAACTATATATGTTGCCTGTGTGCAGGACGGAGGCAGGTGGATCGACTGAAACAGAACGGCAACAATCATAACATGCGGTGGAGCGTAATCGGCTATCCTAAATTTGACGATCCCGTCACAGTACCAAGGCTTTTTGAAAACGACAGAAAAACCGTGATATACTGCCCGACGTGGCGCAAAGGCAATATCAGCTCTATCGAGCTTTTTCTGGATAACACTGCGGTAATTGAGCAGATCGTTGCCGATTATAATTTAATCATCAAACCCCACCCGAACATATTCAATCATAGCCGTAAATTATTCGACCGTAAAATTGTAAACAAATTACAGGATATTCACGATGTCAGACTTGTCCGTTCCGGAAATGTTATGCCGTGGTTTCATCAGTCCGATCTTTACATCGGTGATATCTCCGCATCCGGCTACGAGTGGCTCTACTTCGATCGTCCGATGGTCTTTTTGAACCCTCAGCCTGATATTCTGCAACCCAGCGCCGACCCTATGTCGACAACCTATCTGTGGCAGTGCGGTCACTTGTGCAATCAAATAAATGAGCTTAAGGACGTAATCGATACAAATTTGCGCAGCGATTGCTACCATGATATCCGTGAGGCCATACTCAGCTACAGCGTATATAAACCCAGGGATAATGGAGCAACACAACTCGGTCTATATCAGATTGAACAAATCCTGGAAACTACCCACTTAAAGCCAGCTTAA
- a CDS encoding ABC transporter ATP-binding protein yields MKNHSSIRVAISYLKKQKLLLGSALFWRSIHELAPMQVPIFTGIIIDGMTNEKVSMYGLNWFPESPLVVLQIAAIGLLVVAFLRGLSAYAWTYSSAKLSRNFVTELRKKLIEKITFLSLDVHHQYGSGDLLDRTLRDTATTRAFMERVFVQTFTSFLRTGYPILMLVLIDPILTVIALSVIPPQQLISRYLEKKLHVATQKSRETDSDLMSAVKENLDGIEIIQTLNSEITSIDRLGGKTDRLEVDQLHANRVTALLRGTVWLLTGIGFALTWWRGGLLVIDGEMTIGTLVVFTGFVKYAYRPFRLFTGIVKAYRRGLVSLERIYDVLGTPSSIREKQNAHSISISKGRMELRNVSFAYGSQPVLKDINLTLEPHSLIAIVGGSGSGKSSLLRLMVRLYDPSRGNVLIDDQAINEVTLKSLRSQMSVVPQSPVLFSGTVYENICLARPDASRQEVEAACRFSSAQEFIERLEDGLDTYLGPGGTSLSGGEAQRITIARALINRPKILLMDEPTSSLDADSEAILLQSLLELKKKMTIVIASHRLETIRHADKIVVMERSRVILEGTHPELLEQSEIYRKLFSNGRFTAEFI; encoded by the coding sequence ATGAAAAATCATTCGTCAATTCGTGTTGCAATATCATATTTGAAAAAGCAAAAACTATTGCTTGGTTCCGCGCTTTTCTGGCGATCCATTCATGAGCTTGCGCCAATGCAGGTGCCGATTTTTACAGGAATAATCATTGATGGCATGACAAATGAAAAAGTTTCAATGTACGGGCTCAACTGGTTTCCGGAAAGTCCTCTGGTTGTGTTGCAAATTGCGGCAATCGGGCTTCTGGTGGTTGCCTTTCTTCGAGGCTTAAGCGCATATGCGTGGACTTACTCATCAGCGAAGCTGAGCCGCAACTTCGTAACTGAACTTCGAAAAAAGCTTATTGAAAAAATAACCTTTCTCTCCCTGGACGTTCACCATCAATACGGTTCCGGTGATCTGCTCGACCGTACTCTTAGGGATACCGCGACTACTCGAGCATTTATGGAAAGGGTTTTCGTACAGACTTTCACAAGTTTTCTACGCACGGGATACCCCATTCTCATGCTTGTCCTCATTGACCCCATTCTCACGGTTATTGCACTTTCAGTAATTCCACCGCAACAGCTCATCTCACGTTATCTAGAAAAAAAGCTTCATGTTGCGACCCAGAAAAGCCGGGAGACTGATTCTGATCTGATGAGTGCCGTGAAAGAAAATTTAGATGGCATTGAGATAATTCAGACCTTAAACAGCGAAATAACCTCGATCGACCGCCTGGGCGGCAAAACCGATCGTCTCGAAGTGGATCAACTTCACGCAAACAGGGTTACTGCTCTTCTCAGGGGTACGGTCTGGCTGCTGACAGGCATCGGTTTTGCACTCACCTGGTGGCGGGGTGGATTGCTGGTGATAGACGGAGAGATGACAATCGGTACACTTGTTGTTTTCACCGGCTTTGTCAAATATGCATATCGTCCTTTTCGGCTGTTTACAGGTATTGTCAAGGCTTACCGTCGCGGGCTTGTAAGCCTTGAACGGATTTATGATGTACTCGGCACCCCTTCTTCGATACGGGAAAAGCAAAACGCACATTCAATCTCTATTAGCAAAGGTCGTATGGAATTGCGTAACGTCTCGTTCGCATACGGAAGTCAGCCCGTGCTCAAGGATATTAATTTGACGCTTGAGCCCCATAGCCTTATAGCAATTGTAGGGGGTAGCGGTTCAGGAAAATCCTCTCTGCTGAGACTCATGGTCAGGCTGTATGATCCGAGCCGGGGCAACGTGCTTATAGACGATCAAGCTATCAATGAAGTGACTTTAAAGTCCCTACGTTCGCAGATGTCGGTAGTGCCTCAGAGTCCTGTGCTTTTCAGTGGAACGGTATATGAAAATATTTGCCTGGCAAGGCCTGATGCCTCTCGACAGGAGGTCGAGGCTGCCTGCCGATTTTCTTCCGCACAGGAGTTTATCGAACGGCTTGAGGATGGCCTTGATACCTATCTTGGGCCGGGCGGGACGAGTCTTTCAGGTGGGGAAGCCCAAAGAATAACCATTGCCCGCGCACTGATTAACCGGCCCAAAATCCTGCTCATGGATGAGCCAACGTCCTCGCTGGATGCCGATTCGGAAGCCATCCTCCTGCAATCGCTCCTTGAGTTGAAGAAGAAAATGACAATTGTGATCGCCAGCCATCGCCTGGAAACAATCCGGCATGCAGATAAAATCGTTGTTATGGAGCGCAGCAGGGTGATCCTTGAAGGCACACATCCGGAGTTGCTGGAACAGTCGGAGATTTATAGAAAACTTTTCTCAAATGGACGCTTCACTGCTGAATTTATATGA
- a CDS encoding phosphocholine cytidylyltransferase family protein yields MMQAIILAAGQGSRLEQYNNGKPKALIKLDKSRLINYQISIFRYFGIKDICIVIGYEGDMIRSTIGDHCHYINNARYAETNSLYSLWLARDWVNDDLVVINSDVLAHPNIFWHLTVNPGNSLVYDSTSGTDDESMKVELAGNKLRHISKSFAVIEKSKGESLGILKFQASETKLLFREVEKALSTGGVNQWAPAAFEGFARKKAINCIDIAGLPWVEIDYAEDLKNATGSVWPEIRKAINLPPYNQVFELPVHSNPERLQGGNHVSY; encoded by the coding sequence ATGATGCAAGCTATCATTCTTGCAGCCGGACAAGGTTCACGGTTAGAGCAGTACAATAACGGCAAGCCAAAAGCCTTAATAAAACTGGATAAATCTCGCCTTATAAATTATCAGATCTCAATTTTTCGCTATTTCGGCATCAAAGACATCTGCATAGTTATTGGATATGAGGGTGACATGATCCGATCTACTATCGGAGATCATTGTCACTATATAAACAACGCAAGATATGCTGAGACGAACAGTCTCTACTCACTGTGGCTGGCTCGAGACTGGGTCAATGATGATCTGGTTGTAATTAATAGTGATGTTCTGGCACACCCAAATATCTTTTGGCATCTCACTGTTAATCCCGGGAATTCACTTGTATACGATTCAACTTCAGGCACCGACGATGAGAGTATGAAGGTGGAACTGGCAGGAAACAAACTAAGGCATATCAGTAAATCGTTTGCCGTAATAGAAAAATCAAAAGGCGAAAGTCTCGGTATTCTAAAATTTCAGGCATCAGAGACCAAACTGCTTTTCAGGGAGGTTGAAAAAGCGCTGTCAACTGGAGGCGTTAATCAATGGGCACCGGCAGCTTTCGAGGGATTTGCCCGTAAAAAAGCGATCAACTGCATAGATATCGCCGGTTTACCGTGGGTTGAAATCGATTATGCCGAAGATCTGAAGAATGCAACAGGAAGTGTTTGGCCGGAGATACGGAAGGCCATTAATTTACCACCCTACAATCAGGTATTTGAGCTGCCGGTCCATTCGAATCCGGAACGGCTCCAAGGGGGCAACCATGTCTCATACTGA